A single region of the Salvia miltiorrhiza cultivar Shanhuang (shh) chromosome 8, IMPLAD_Smil_shh, whole genome shotgun sequence genome encodes:
- the LOC130998964 gene encoding RING-H2 finger protein ATL67 — MSTAPPPPLAAATKPSFSQNLTSIGLGYAIAIALGFLVLFSTILLSSYICCRSIAARRRRRNPSRSAENSVYLPRIIFVAEDDDSEGQNVVAGLDQAVINSYPKFVFTKRSGAAAGDGVCSICLSDYRESEMLRMLPDCRHCFHVMCVDAWLKLNASCPVCRNSPLPTPLSTPLQEVVPLSQYSDGRRRG; from the coding sequence ATGTCCACCGCCCCCCCGCCGCCCCTAGCCGCCGCCACGAAACCCTCCTTCTCCCAGAACCTCACCTCCATCGGCCTCGGCTACGCCATCGCCATCGCCCTCGGCTTCCTCGTCCTCTTCTCCACCATCCTCCTCTCCTCCTACATATGCTGCCGCTCCATCGccgcccgccgccgccgccgcaaccCCAGCCGCTCCGCCGAGAACAGCGTCTACCTCCCGCGGATCATCTTCGTCGCCGAGGACGACGACAGCGAGGGCCAAAACGTCGTCGCCGGCCTCGATCAGGCCGTCATCAACTCCTACCCTAAATTCGTGTTCACGAAGAGGAGCGGCGCCGCAGCGGGCGACGGCGTCTGCTCGATTTGCCTCTCCGATTACAGGGAATCGGAGATGCTGCGGATGCTGCCGGATTGCCGGCACTGCTTCCACGTCATGTGCGTGGACGCGTGGCTGAAGCTCAACGCGTCCTGCCCTGTCTGCCGGAATTCGCCGCTGCCGACGCCGCTGTCGACGCCGCTGCAGGAGGTGGTGCCGCTGTCGCAGTACTCCGACGGGCGGAGGAGGGGTTGA